The Methanobrevibacter millerae genome includes the window CTTTAATGAAAACATGTCAATTCCATCAAATGTAGCTATACTTGATGATGAAAGTTATGTGAATATTCCTGATATACTGAGGGTTGCTATTGAAAATGGTGCTGAAAAAATTTACCTGTCCATGAAAAATGCAATGTCTGTCCTTCAGGCACCACCAATGATAATGGATTATTTGCAGTTCTATAAAAATAAGGATGATTTATTAAAACATTTATAAAAATAGGTTTAAGTGAGTTTTAAACTCACTTAAGCATTTTCAGTCATTATAGGGACAACTTGTTTTTTACGTGAGACTACACCTTCTAAAAGTGCAGTATTGTCATCTAATTTTACTCCATATGCTTTTTCTACTAAATCTGCATTTTTACCTAATACAATGACTTGGGAGTTGCTGTTGACGATATCGGTAATTAAGAGCATGAACAAGTCAAGATTCTCTTTTTCAATGATTTTTTCAATTCCTGCTTCCAGTTCGTCTTTCATTTCCAAGACGTCAGGAATGCTTGCAGTATTGACCTGATTAACGATGGATTTTACATCCTTAAAGTCTATTTGCTTAGCGTCAAGAGCTAAAATTTCATCAATGGTAAAACTTGAAAGGTCAGTTCCTGCTTTTAACATTTCCAAACCATACTCTTCGTAATCAACACCAGCAATTTCTGCTAACTTCTTAACAGCTTTCTTATCATCTTCTGTAGTTGTTGGAGATTTTAAAAGTAAAGTGTCGGATATGATTGCAGATAACATTAAATGAGCTATTTTAGGTTCGATTTCAACATTATTCTCATTGAATAATTTGAATAAGATGGTTTCAGTGCAGCCCACTGCTTCTGCTCTATAAAATAATGGGTAGGAAGTTTCAAGTGCGATTTTGTGGTGGTCTACAACTTTTTTAATATTCATGTTTTTCAGATTGTCAATGGATTCGGAAGGGCTGTTGTGATCTACTAAAATTACATCGCTTCCTTCTTCAAGTGATTCGA containing:
- a CDS encoding manganese-dependent inorganic pyrophosphatase, producing the protein MDKTYIFGHKSPDTDTITSSLVMCELEKNLGNDNAVACRLGNINKETEFVLNYLDIEAPELIESLEEGSDVILVDHNSPSESIDNLKNMNIKKVVDHHKIALETSYPLFYRAEAVGCTETILFKLFNENNVEIEPKIAHLMLSAIISDTLLLKSPTTTEDDKKAVKKLAEIAGVDYEEYGLEMLKAGTDLSSFTIDEILALDAKQIDFKDVKSIVNQVNTASIPDVLEMKDELEAGIEKIIEKENLDLFMLLITDIVNSNSQVIVLGKNADLVEKAYGVKLDDNTALLEGVVSRKKQVVPIMTENA